CCATTTGGCTTTAAAACTCTTAATATTTCAGAAAAACCTTTTTCCAGATTTTCAAAATTTCGAACTCCAAAACCAACAGTTATAGCGTCAAAATAATTGTCTTCGAAAGGTATGTTTTCAGAATCTCCTAAAACTAAATCAATAACATTAGATAGTTTTTTTTCTTCTACTTTCTTTTTTCCAACTTCAAGCATTCCGGCAGAAATGTCCAGTCCAATTATCTTTTCGGCATTAGTTTGTGCCATTAAAATAGCCAGGTCGCCAGTTCCTGTTGCAATATCAAGAATGATTTTTGGTTTTGTATCCGAAACAATTTTCAATACTTTTTTTCGCCATTTAACATCAATTCCAAAAGATATTACACGGTTTAAATTGTCGTAGTTCCCAGAAATGTTATCAAACATTTGGGCAACTTGCTCTTTCTTGCCTAAAGAAGAGTCTTTATATGGGGTTATTTTTTCAGACATTTTTTTTATTTAGGCAAATATAAACAATCTAGGTTAACTGTAATTGAGTTTTTTTATTTGTAAATCAAATGTTTTCAGAATGATTATTTGCGCTTAATTATAAGTGTGTTTTGGCATCACCAAAAGTGGGTATTTTGAAAAAATCACCAAAAGTGGGTATTGTGAAGCATCTATTTAATGCCCACATTTGCTAAAGTAAAAATGATAAAGATTTAATGATTGGTAGTTATAAATGACTCAAATCAAACGGATGCTTTTTTTGCACTGGTAATTCGTTTGTTCTTGAAAGTGGTTTTGAAAGTATTGTTCTTGGGGTCAATACTCTTTAAAAGTGCGAAATACGTTCTTAGGATTAAATTTGTTTTTGGAAATTTTAATTTCTTGCCTTTAATATCTTAGTGGTATTTGTTATTAAAGGCTCTTTTGAGACTTGTTCTCAATTTAACATTTATGTTATTCAGTTGTTTCAGATGTCTCTATGACATTTGTGATTTTTTTTCCAAAACTATTTCTCGAAAGAGGCAGATCTAAAAATCAATCGTTTTAAAAAACATCCTCCAAAAGAGGGTGTTTTTTTTTATTTCTTAATGTAAGTTTCATAAGTATAATCATAAAGATGTTTTTCATCTTTAAAATTTTCTTCTGTTTCTACAAGTTGCCATTCACTTTCGCTAATTTTAGGAAAGAAAGTATCAGCTTCAAAAGTATGATGCACCTTTGTTATTTCAATAATATCCGCATAAGGTAATCCCAGATTGTAAATTTCGCCTCCGCCAATAATGTATGAATCTTCGTTTTCAGGACATGCAGCAATTGCTTTTTCAATACTATCAACAACAATACAACCTTCCGGATTATAATCTGTTTGGCGTGTAATTATTACGTGAACTCGGTTAGGTAATGGTTTAGGGAAACTCTCAAAAGTTTTTCTTCCCATAATAATATGATGATTGGTTGTAAGCGATTTGAATCTTTTAAAATCATTCGGCAAGTGCCAAACCAATTCATTATTTTTTCCAAGGGCATTATTTTCGGCAACAGCCGCTATCATTATAATCATGGTATTCTAAAACTAAATTTTATTTTTCTGTATCCTCATTTATTCTGGATTCTAATTGAGTAATTCTTTTTTGCTGTAAAGCAACAAGTCTGTCAATTTGTTCTCTTTCCCATTTTTTATTCATAAAACGGTCTGTAATGTAAACCTTTATAAAGTGTAAAATAAAGAGAAAGAACCATATTGTTATAGCCCAAATGCACCAATTTTGGTTGGTGGAATCACCAAAACCAAAAAATCTGTTAGCCACAAATAAAAATAATCCTCCTAGTAGAAAAAGCACAAAATGAAAATAAAGCACTTTTTTTTGCTTGAGTCTTCTCCTGGCATATTCGTATTGTTCGTGTACTTCTTTTTCCATGTGATGTAAATGAGATTATAAAGTTAAAATTTATTTTGAAAACACAATATTTTGAAGTCATAATATTTGTTTTAAAATGAGTTACGAATTCAGAATGCAAAATTTATGACGCCATAAATTATTGATATGATTTAAATAATAGGACGTTTTTGATATTATCGTAAATCGATTGTGCTGATATTAAAAGTTCATTTGATTTGTGTAATTTAGTGTATGAATCTAAAAACTAAATAGTTATGTCTTTGAAAAAACAATTTATCAAAACGAAGCCGGTAGTTAAAGTAACATTTTCTATTGATGCTAAAGATGCAAATTCGGCTGCAGTTGTAGGAGATTTCAACAACTGGAATATTGAAGAAGGAACTTTAAGTAAGTTAAAAAACGGAACTTTTAAAGCTACTTATGACTTAGTAAAAGATGCAATTTACGAGTTTAAGTATATAATTGACGGAAGTTATGTTAATGATCCTGAGGCAGATTCTTATAAATGGAATGATTTTGCGGGAAGCGAAAACAGCGTTTTAGTTGTATAAAAAAATCCGCTTAATATTTAAGCGGATTTTTTTATATTTATACAGCAACACTTCCTTTAATGCCGGCGTGTGGTTCGTAATCTACAAGAGTGAAGTCATTATAATCAAAATCAAAAATGTTTTTAATCTCAGGATTCAAAATCATTTTTGGTAATGGTTTTGGCTCACGAGTCAATTGCAATTCTAATTGTTCAAAATGATTGTTATAAATGTGTGCGTCTCCAAAAGTGTGGATAAATTCTCCATATTCTAAATCGCAAACCTGAGCAATCATCATAGTCAATAAAGCGTAAGAAGCTATATTAAAAGGAACTCCTAAAAAAATATCAGCACTTCGTTGATACAATTGACAAGATAATTTTCCTTTAGTTTCTCCTTTTTCAGTATCTGGACTTGTTACATAAAACTGAAAAAACGCATGACAAGGAGGTAAAGCAGCTTTGTTATTGGCTACGTTTTCTTCAAATGATTTTTTGGTATCCGGTAAAACAGAAGGATTCCATGCTGAAACCAACATTCTGCGGCTGTTTGGATTTGTTTTAAGCTCTGTAATTAATTCAGAGATCTGATCAATTTCTTCGCTATTCCAATTACGCCATTGATGTCCATAAACAGGTCCTAAATCTCCATTAGAATCTGCCCATGCATCCCAGATTTTTACTCCGTTTTCCTGAAGATATTTAATATTTGTATCGCCTTTTAGGAACCAAAGTAATTCGTAAATGATCGATTTTAAGTGTAATTTTTTGGTTGTAACCATTGGGAAACCTTCACTTAAATCAAAACGCATTTGGTAACCAAAAACACTTTTTGTTCCGGTTCCGGTTCGGTCTCCTTTTTGATTGCCGTTTTCTAAAACGTGTTTTACTAAATCTAAGTATTGTTTCATTTTTTGTTTATTCGGTTATTCGTTTAATTGTTTAATCGATTTAACGAATAAACAAATCAACGATTAAACAATAATTTTATCTTTTCGAGATTTCGTCTCTGATTTTTGCAGCTTTTTCATAATCTTCCTGAGAAACGGCCTGATCTAAAAGCTCATTTAGTTCCTGTAGACTATGTTTTGCATAAAGATCTCCGGATTGATTTGTTTCTTCTTCATGTCCAAAAGTTTCCGGATTTGAAAGTACATCATCAATTTCCTGAGAACCCTGATCTGTTTCGGCAGTATTTGATTTTAGATAAATCCCTGCTTTGTCCAAAATGTTTTTATAAGTGAAAATTGGAGCATTAAAACGTAATGCCAATGCAATTGCATCAGAAGTTCTCGCATCGATAATTTCTTCAATTTTATCTCTTTCGCAGATTAAACTGGAATAAAAAACGCCATCAACAAGTTTGTGAATGATCACTTGTTTTACGACAATATCAAATCTTTCGGCGAAGTTTTTGAACAAATCGTGTGTTAACGGACGAGGAGGTTTTATTTCTTTTTCTAAAGCAATAGCGATTGACTGTGCTTCAAAAGCACCAATAACTATAGGTAATTTTCTTTCGCCATCGACTTCATTCAAAATTAAGGCATAAGCGCCATTTTGAGTTTGACTGTATGAAATTCCTTTTATGGATAATTTTACTAGACTCATATATGTGGGTAAAAAAGGGCAATTAATGCCTCATTTTAGTACTTTTTTTGATTGAAAAATAAAGGTGCAATTTTAATCAAAAAATATGGAACAAAAAAGCCACCTAAAACAAAGATACGATTATCTTGTTTTTAGGCAGCTATATTTTTATAGAGATTTTTAAATTAAGAATGTTGAGCTTTAAAAGCTTTTAATTTCTCAATTAACTTAGGTACAATTTCGAATGCATCTCCAACAACGCCATAATCAGCTACTTTAAAGAAAGGAGCTTCTGGGTCATTATTGATAACCACTTTTACTTTTGATGAGTTAATACCAGCAATATGCTGAATCGCTCCAGAAATTCCGATTGCAATATATAAGTTAGTTGCAACTGGTTTTCCTGTTTGTCCAACGTGTTCGCTGTGAGGTCTCCATCCTAAATCAGAAACTGGTTTAGAACATGCAGTTGCAGCACCAAGTACAGCAGCTAAATCTTCTACTAATCCCCAGTTTTCAGGACCTTTCAATCCACGTCCGCCAGAAACTACAACGTCAGCATCAGCGATAGAAACTTTTCCTGTTACTTTTTCTACAGATTCTACTTTTACTCCAAAATCATTGTCTCCAATTGTTGGGTTAAAATCTTCTTCAGTTGCAGATCCTGCACTTTCGAAAATTCCGTAAGAGTTTTTAGCTAATCCAAGAACTTTTACATCTGTACTGATTTCAGTAATGTTGAAAGCTTTGTTTGAGAAAGCATTTCTTTTTACCTGAAAAGGAGAAGTGCTAATTGGTAATCCAACAACGTTAGAAGCGAAACCAGCATTTAAAGCCACTGCAACTAATGATGAAAGATAAATACTATCTGTAGTCGAAGAAAGCAAAACTACTTTTGTTCCTTCTTTTTCAGCAGTTTGTTTGATAACATCGGCGTAAGCCTTTGCTGTAAAGCCTGCTAATTTATCGTTGTTTACTTTTAATACTTTATCAACTCCGTATTTAGATAACTCGCTTACGTCGCTAATGTTAACTGTTAAAGCGGTTACAGTTGTTCCTAAAGTTTCTGCTACTTTTTTAGCATAAGAAGCTAATTCAAAAGCAACTTTTTTAAATTTTCCTTCTGCAGATTCTGCATATATTAATATTGACATAATAATTTTAGATTTTAGATTTTAGATTTCAGATTTTAAAAATTGAAATCTAAAATGATTATTGATTTTAGATTTTGAAGTGAATCAAATGTTGAGTTTTAGATTTTGCGTTGCGATCAGCAATCTAAAATCTAAATTCTACAATCTTAAATCACCTTAGCCTCGTTGTGTAATAAATTGATTAACTCATCTAAATTATCAGGAGAAACTAATTTTACTGCTGATTTTGGAGCTGGTTTTTCAAATTTTACCGCTTTTGTATTTACAGGAGCGTCAACCGGCTCAAGAATAGTAAGAGCTTTTGTTCTTGCAGTCATAATTCCTCTCATGTTTGGAATACGAAGATCTTTTTCTTCAACAAGACCTTTTTGTCCACCAATAATTAATGGTAAAGTTGTACTTACAGTTTCTTTTCCACCATCGATTTCACGAACTGCTTTTACATTATTTCCGTCAACAGTTAATGCTGTACAAGAATTTAAAAAATTAGAACCTAAAATTCCTGCGATCATTCCAGGAACCATTCCACCATTATAGTCAAGAGATTCTTTTCCTGCAATTACAAGATCGTAACCACCATTTTTAATTACTTCTGCAAGTTGTTTTGCAACAAAAAAACCATCAGTTGGATTTGCGTTTACACGAATAGCTTCGTTTGCACCAATTGCCAATGCTTTACGTAAAGTTGGCTCAGTATCAGGACCTCCAACATTAACAACAGTTACAGTTGCACCTTGTTGCTCTTGAAACCAAATTGCACGTGTCAGACCAAACTCGTCATTAGGATTAATTACATATTGTACACCATTGGTATCGAATTCTGAATCACCATTGGAGAAGTTGATTTTTGAAGTAGTATCAGGCACGTGGCTGATGCAAACTAATATTTTCATAAGTATATATTTTATATTTATAATATTCTTTTACAAATTTAGAAATTAAAATCGGAATAATATACTATGCACGCATAATATTTTTTGAAAACTATTACGATTTCGCAGATTCTGAAATTTTGAAGCTATTTCATAGTAATCCAAAAGAGATAATGCAGTCATTTCTATTGATTCTTAGGAATTTTGTAATGCTGTAAGTATGAACAACTGTTAAACTTTGGTTAGAAATATACTACAATTTCAATTGTTACGTTTTAAAGGAAGAATTTTGTAAAAATAAGAATCCAACAAAAAAAGTAGAGTTTGTCTGAAAACTGTTTTAGGAATGAAAGAGATGCTTTTACATCGATTTCGTAACTATCACAATAAATTTTAAAAAGTTAAAAAGCGGAAGGCGAGAGGAAGTTCGTGTGATTTTAAATCTAATTTATGCTTTTAAGTTATTTAAAATATTTATTTTTGCTCTTCAGAAAATTCAACATACAATATAAATATGAGAACAATACAATTTAGAGAGGCCATTTGTGAAGCGATGAGCGAAGAAATGCGTCACGATGAATCCATATATTTAATGGGCGAAGAAGTTGCAGAATATAATGGAGCTTACAAAGCTTCAAAAGGAATGCTTGCTGAGTTTGGCGAAAAAAGAGTAATCGATACTCCAATTGCTGAGCTTGGTTTTACAGGAATTGCAGTAGGATCAGCTATGAACGGCTGTCGTCCTATTGTTGAGTATATGACATTCAACTTCTGTTTAGTAGGTATTGATCAAATTATAAATAACGCTGCTAAAATGCGTCAAATGACAGGAGGACAATTTAATGTGCCTATCGTTTTTCGTGGACCAACTGCTTCTGCAGGACAATTAGGAGCTACTCACTCACAAGCTTTAGAGAACTGGTTTGCTAATACTCCGGGACTTAAAGTTGTTGTGCCTTCAACTCCTTATGATGCAAAAGGACTTTTAAAATCTGCAATTCGTGATAATGATCCTGTGATTTTCATGGAATCTGAGCAAATGTATGGTGATAAAGGTGAAGTGCCAGACGGAGAATATACAATTCCATTAGGGGTTGCTGATATTAAACGTGAAGGAAAAGACGTTACAATTGTTTCTTTCGGAAAAATCATTAAAGAAGCTTTTATTGCTGCTGATGAATTAGCAAAAGAAGGAATTTCATGTGAAATTATCGATTTAAGAACAGTTCGTCCAATGGATAAAGATACTATTCTTACATCTGTTAAAAAGACAAACCGTTTAGTGATATTAGAAGAGGCTTGGCCATTTGCAAGTGTTTCATCTGAAATTACATATATCGTTCAGGAACAAGCTTTTGATTTCCTTGACGCGCCAATTCAACGTATTACTACTGCTGATACGCCAGCACCTTACTCTCCTGTTTTACTAAAAGATTGGTTGCCAAACGCAGCTGATGTAGTAAAAGCAGTAAAGAAAGTAATGTACAAATAGTAAATTAAACAATACTCTTAAAACTTCATCAGTCATATTAATTGATGAAGTTTTTTTTTGCCAGATGATAAAGAAAATAATTTTACTCAGCCTATTTTTTGTATTCGCTATTGTGAATATTGCTACTGCACAAACTAAAGTGAGTGGAATTGTTTTGGATAAAACTAATCAGCCTGTTCCATTTGCTAATGTTGTTTTTAAAGGTTCAAATATCGGAATAGTTTCTAATGAAGATGGTCGTTTTTATTTGGAATCACCAAATACATATACCGCTTTATTAATTACATCAGCAGGATTTTCAGATCGCGAAGTTCCTTTGGAAAAAGCTGTAAATTATGATTTTAAAATTGTTTTGAGCGAAGCCGAAGCATTGAATGAAGTTGTAATTTTTACAGGAAAAACATCCAAAAAGAATAATCCGGCGCTAGATATATTGAGAAAAATTTGGGAACGAAAACGTAAAAACGGTTTGTACCAATTCAATCAATATCAAATGCAAAAGTACGAGAAAGTTGAGTTCGACATGAACACAATTGACAGTGCTTTTATGAAGAACAAACTCTTCAAAGGAATGGAGTTTGTCTTTAATCACGTTGATACATCTGAAGTTACCGGAAAAACATACTTGCCTATTTTTATCAACGAATCAGTATATGATGTTTACGGAGATAATAAATTAAAGAAAACAAAAGAAAATATTACAGGAAGTAAAACCTCTGGATTTAACGGAAATCAACAAATTCTGGCATTTGTAAAAGACCTTTATTCAGATTACAATATCTACGACAATCACCTTAAATTTTTTGATAAAAGTTTTACAAGTCCGCTTTCAAGAACGGGAATTGATGTGTATAACTATGTCTTAAAAGACAGTGCTTATATTGACAAAAAATGGTGTTATAATATCGTTTTTTATCCGAGACGAAAAAATGAATTGACTTTTAAAGGAGATTTCTGGGTAAATGATACGACTTTTGCGATTAAAAAAATTAATATGGGCGTTACCAAAAGCGCCAATATTAACTGGGTAAAAGATATTTATATCGAACAAGAGTTTGAAGTAGAAAACGATTCTGTTTTTCTATTAACTCGTGATTATATGATGTCGGATTTTGCTTTGAATAAAAAAGAAAAATCAAAAGGCGTTTACGGAAAGCGAACGACTTTATTTAGAAATCATAAATTCAATATTCCTAAACCAGAGAAGTTTTATAAAGAAGAAGTCAATTATATAGACAATGCTGTTTATGATCGACCGCCCGAATTTTGGGATGAGAATCGTTTCGAAAAATTAAATAAAGACGAAGCAGGAATCTACAAAATGTTAGATACTTTGCAAACCGTCAAGCGATTCAAGCAACTTTATAGTTTAGTTTCTATTTTAGGAAGTGGTTATGTCGAGTTTAAAAACTTCGATTACGGACCCATTTTCTCTACATTTGGTTACAACGAAGTGGAAGGTTTACGATTAAGAGTAGGAGGAAGAACGTACTTTGGACCAAACGATCCTTGGCGTTTGCAAGCTTACACCGCTTACGGTTTTGACGACAATAAATTCAAATACGGAGTTTCTGGTAAATGGATGGTTGATAAACAAAAACGTGTTATAATTTCTGGGGGAAACAGGCGTGATATTGAACAAATTGGAGCCAGTTTAACTACTACAAATGATATTTTAGGACGAAGTTTTGCTTCATCTGCCTTGTTTACAACAGGAAGTAACGGGAAATTAACCAATATTAATTTGAGCAATGTTTCTGTAGAAATGGAGCCAATTAAAAACTTTGTTGTTTCGGCTGGTGTATCTTATAGAACATTAGAATCAGCATCACCAACCTTTAGTTTAGATTATTACACCACTTTACCAACGCCCGTAAATCCTGCAGGAGTTGTACAAAGTGCAGTAAAACAGTTTGAAGCGAATGTTCAGTTCGAATTGATGCCAAAACGTAAAACGATTGGTTTTGGAGTAGAACGTGATCTTGTTGATAGTCCGTTCACCCATTTCTTTGTGAATTTTAGTTATGGACTAAAAGGAGTGATGCAAAGTGATTTCGCTTACGAAAAGATACAATTATATTACAAACAGCCTATTATTATAGGACCATTAGGAAGATCAAATATTATCCTTGAAACCGGAAAAACATTTGGTACAATTCCGTTAGGATTAATGAGTGTAATTCCCGGAAACCAGACTTATTTTACTATAGAAAATACGTTTAGTAATTTAAATTTCTACGAATTCATAACAGATCAGTACACAACTTTGCAATGGAATCATGATTTTGGAGGAAGATTATTCGCAAGAATTCCATTTATGAGAAAATTAAACTGGAGAGAATTTGTTGGAGTAAAAGGAGTTTACGGAACAATTTCAAACGCTAATAGAGCTATAAATGCTTCAGACCAACCTTATAATGCACCAGAAAATGTGTATTGGGAATATAACGCAGGAATCGGAAATATCTTTAAAGTTTTCCGAATTGATTTCTCTTGGAGAGGAAGTTATTTAAATACACCTGATGCTAATAAATTTGCAGTAAAAGGATCTTTCGGATTCTATTTCTAATTAGAAAGGTGCAAAGGATCAAAGTTACAAAGTCGCAAAGGTTTAGGTCTTTGCGACTTTTTTTATGCTTATTTTTTTTCATACAAACTCTAATAATTTATTTTAAAGATGAAAATTTTAGAATTTGTATCTGTAGAATCTGTGTGTAAACAAAACTTCGCGACTCTGTGACTTTGAGAGATTTTTTTTAATTAATTTTAGAAGCTATTCCCGCTATCCGCTTGTATCTTTTCCTGGCTAAAGAAGCCAGAAAAAGGATACCGCTTCAAACGAAGTTCACTGAACTCCGATTAAAATGAAAGTTAAGTGAAGTAATCGGGGCTAAAAAAAAATCAAGTATGCAAGAAGCCATAGATTTTCTATCAACCAAAAATCGAATATTTCAGGAAATTATCGACAAATATGGATTGCCTCCAATTCCAAAGCGTCCGCAAGGTTTTGAAACATTGGTTTTGTTAATTCTCGAACAACAGGTTTCTGTAGATTCGGCGAAAGCCACATTTTTAAAAATCAAAGCTTACACAACTTGCAATCCGGAAACGATGTCGGTTTTGTCAGACGAAGAATTTAGAAACCTTGGCGTAAGTCGGCAAAAAACAAAGTATATCAAAATTTTGGCAGAAGCTGTTTTAAACAAAGAATTAGATATAGAAAGTCTCGCCACAAAATCTGCAGAACAAGTACGGGAAGAACTCATTAAACTAAAAGGAATCGGAAATTGGACTATTGATATTTACCTGATGTTTTGTTTACAGGAACCCGATTTAATTCCGTTGGGAGATATTGCAGTCATAAATACCATCAAGGAATTGCTTGATATTCAAGACAAACAAGAAATGGAAATTCATGCAAAACAATGGAGTCCGTATCGTTCTTATGCGACATATTTGCTGTGGCATTATTACTTAAATAAGCGAAACAGGAAAATTACTTATTAACTGTCTGTTATATAAATGGAAAAGTAC
This genomic window from Flavobacterium sp. 9 contains:
- the ubiE gene encoding bifunctional demethylmenaquinone methyltransferase/2-methoxy-6-polyprenyl-1,4-benzoquinol methylase UbiE — its product is MSEKITPYKDSSLGKKEQVAQMFDNISGNYDNLNRVISFGIDVKWRKKVLKIVSDTKPKIILDIATGTGDLAILMAQTNAEKIIGLDISAGMLEVGKKKVEEKKLSNVIDLVLGDSENIPFEDNYFDAITVGFGVRNFENLEKGFSEILRVLKPNGVFVILETSVPDKTPYKQGYSFYTKNILPIIGKLFSKDNSAYGYLSESAAAFPYGEKLNNILRKIGFIDVVALPQTFGVATIYSASKK
- a CDS encoding dihydrofolate reductase produces the protein MIIMIAAVAENNALGKNNELVWHLPNDFKRFKSLTTNHHIIMGRKTFESFPKPLPNRVHVIITRQTDYNPEGCIVVDSIEKAIAACPENEDSYIIGGGEIYNLGLPYADIIEITKVHHTFEADTFFPKISESEWQLVETEENFKDEKHLYDYTYETYIKK
- a CDS encoding 2TM domain-containing protein, with product MEKEVHEQYEYARRRLKQKKVLYFHFVLFLLGGLFLFVANRFFGFGDSTNQNWCIWAITIWFFLFILHFIKVYITDRFMNKKWEREQIDRLVALQQKRITQLESRINEDTEK
- a CDS encoding isoamylase early set domain-containing protein — translated: MSLKKQFIKTKPVVKVTFSIDAKDANSAAVVGDFNNWNIEEGTLSKLKNGTFKATYDLVKDAIYEFKYIIDGSYVNDPEADSYKWNDFAGSENSVLVV
- a CDS encoding thymidylate synthase; this encodes MKQYLDLVKHVLENGNQKGDRTGTGTKSVFGYQMRFDLSEGFPMVTTKKLHLKSIIYELLWFLKGDTNIKYLQENGVKIWDAWADSNGDLGPVYGHQWRNWNSEEIDQISELITELKTNPNSRRMLVSAWNPSVLPDTKKSFEENVANNKAALPPCHAFFQFYVTSPDTEKGETKGKLSCQLYQRSADIFLGVPFNIASYALLTMMIAQVCDLEYGEFIHTFGDAHIYNNHFEQLELQLTREPKPLPKMILNPEIKNIFDFDYNDFTLVDYEPHAGIKGSVAV
- a CDS encoding bifunctional nuclease family protein; its protein translation is MSLVKLSIKGISYSQTQNGAYALILNEVDGERKLPIVIGAFEAQSIAIALEKEIKPPRPLTHDLFKNFAERFDIVVKQVIIHKLVDGVFYSSLICERDKIEEIIDARTSDAIALALRFNAPIFTYKNILDKAGIYLKSNTAETDQGSQEIDDVLSNPETFGHEEETNQSGDLYAKHSLQELNELLDQAVSQEDYEKAAKIRDEISKR
- a CDS encoding electron transfer flavoprotein subunit alpha/FixB family protein, with product MSILIYAESAEGKFKKVAFELASYAKKVAETLGTTVTALTVNISDVSELSKYGVDKVLKVNNDKLAGFTAKAYADVIKQTAEKEGTKVVLLSSTTDSIYLSSLVAVALNAGFASNVVGLPISTSPFQVKRNAFSNKAFNITEISTDVKVLGLAKNSYGIFESAGSATEEDFNPTIGDNDFGVKVESVEKVTGKVSIADADVVVSGGRGLKGPENWGLVEDLAAVLGAATACSKPVSDLGWRPHSEHVGQTGKPVATNLYIAIGISGAIQHIAGINSSKVKVVINNDPEAPFFKVADYGVVGDAFEIVPKLIEKLKAFKAQHS
- a CDS encoding electron transfer flavoprotein subunit beta/FixA family protein gives rise to the protein MKILVCISHVPDTTSKINFSNGDSEFDTNGVQYVINPNDEFGLTRAIWFQEQQGATVTVVNVGGPDTEPTLRKALAIGANEAIRVNANPTDGFFVAKQLAEVIKNGGYDLVIAGKESLDYNGGMVPGMIAGILGSNFLNSCTALTVDGNNVKAVREIDGGKETVSTTLPLIIGGQKGLVEEKDLRIPNMRGIMTARTKALTILEPVDAPVNTKAVKFEKPAPKSAVKLVSPDNLDELINLLHNEAKVI
- a CDS encoding pyruvate dehydrogenase complex E1 component subunit beta yields the protein MRTIQFREAICEAMSEEMRHDESIYLMGEEVAEYNGAYKASKGMLAEFGEKRVIDTPIAELGFTGIAVGSAMNGCRPIVEYMTFNFCLVGIDQIINNAAKMRQMTGGQFNVPIVFRGPTASAGQLGATHSQALENWFANTPGLKVVVPSTPYDAKGLLKSAIRDNDPVIFMESEQMYGDKGEVPDGEYTIPLGVADIKREGKDVTIVSFGKIIKEAFIAADELAKEGISCEIIDLRTVRPMDKDTILTSVKKTNRLVILEEAWPFASVSSEITYIVQEQAFDFLDAPIQRITTADTPAPYSPVLLKDWLPNAADVVKAVKKVMYK
- a CDS encoding DUF5686 and carboxypeptidase-like regulatory domain-containing protein, translating into MKKIILLSLFFVFAIVNIATAQTKVSGIVLDKTNQPVPFANVVFKGSNIGIVSNEDGRFYLESPNTYTALLITSAGFSDREVPLEKAVNYDFKIVLSEAEALNEVVIFTGKTSKKNNPALDILRKIWERKRKNGLYQFNQYQMQKYEKVEFDMNTIDSAFMKNKLFKGMEFVFNHVDTSEVTGKTYLPIFINESVYDVYGDNKLKKTKENITGSKTSGFNGNQQILAFVKDLYSDYNIYDNHLKFFDKSFTSPLSRTGIDVYNYVLKDSAYIDKKWCYNIVFYPRRKNELTFKGDFWVNDTTFAIKKINMGVTKSANINWVKDIYIEQEFEVENDSVFLLTRDYMMSDFALNKKEKSKGVYGKRTTLFRNHKFNIPKPEKFYKEEVNYIDNAVYDRPPEFWDENRFEKLNKDEAGIYKMLDTLQTVKRFKQLYSLVSILGSGYVEFKNFDYGPIFSTFGYNEVEGLRLRVGGRTYFGPNDPWRLQAYTAYGFDDNKFKYGVSGKWMVDKQKRVIISGGNRRDIEQIGASLTTTNDILGRSFASSALFTTGSNGKLTNINLSNVSVEMEPIKNFVVSAGVSYRTLESASPTFSLDYYTTLPTPVNPAGVVQSAVKQFEANVQFELMPKRKTIGFGVERDLVDSPFTHFFVNFSYGLKGVMQSDFAYEKIQLYYKQPIIIGPLGRSNIILETGKTFGTIPLGLMSVIPGNQTYFTIENTFSNLNFYEFITDQYTTLQWNHDFGGRLFARIPFMRKLNWREFVGVKGVYGTISNANRAINASDQPYNAPENVYWEYNAGIGNIFKVFRIDFSWRGSYLNTPDANKFAVKGSFGFYF
- a CDS encoding DNA-3-methyladenine glycosylase; this translates as MQEAIDFLSTKNRIFQEIIDKYGLPPIPKRPQGFETLVLLILEQQVSVDSAKATFLKIKAYTTCNPETMSVLSDEEFRNLGVSRQKTKYIKILAEAVLNKELDIESLATKSAEQVREELIKLKGIGNWTIDIYLMFCLQEPDLIPLGDIAVINTIKELLDIQDKQEMEIHAKQWSPYRSYATYLLWHYYLNKRNRKITY